A single window of Halotalea alkalilenta DNA harbors:
- a CDS encoding TonB family protein: MRVRLLPATGELVGATLQSSSGNASFDNSAIQAVQRAAPFRELSQLPSAAQQQFRSFVLTFNPEDVR; this comes from the coding sequence GTGCGGGTGCGGCTGTTGCCGGCCACTGGTGAGCTGGTCGGTGCTACCTTGCAAAGCAGCAGCGGCAATGCGTCTTTCGACAACTCGGCGATCCAAGCGGTGCAACGTGCCGCACCTTTCCGCGAATTGAGCCAGCTGCCCAGTGCCGCGCAGCAGCAGTTCCGTAGCTTTGTCCTGACGTTCAATCCAGAGGATGTACGGTGA